One region of Fimbriiglobus ruber genomic DNA includes:
- a CDS encoding SUMF1/EgtB/PvdO family nonheme iron enzyme, with protein MAAVNGVCLSPPPGVWFTLEVIANGDRIETRVDGKEAVVYVDSQRAFARGRFAIQALTPETIIRARKIEVRRLPTTALAAPRTEGPLPAIAPFSATQARAYQREWSAYLGVEPEVTNSIGMKFRLIPPGEFQMGTPPEELRTVIEEARSGAALKHEVTGLEREWPPHEVRLTQPYYLGTHEVTYGQYRAFVRATGYKTEVEKNGLGGWSTYRTDWVRRPAHVWSKPGEWQPGDDEPVVQMNWSDAHAFCTWLSSVEGRSYVLPTEAQWEFACRAGAYGLYGACDLGDLQDYAWIRENQRGPDTHRPHPVGLKRPNAFGLYDMLGNVWEHCADWYSVAPVGSASRTDPTGPAMGTAKVLRGGGWHRSGEVFARCSVRERTLNESGTDAGTGFRIAIVGELKTLRLAPAPRLVAPPPQPTP; from the coding sequence ATAGCCGCGGTAAACGGTGTTTGCCTGTCCCCGCCCCCGGGTGTGTGGTTTACTCTTGAAGTGATCGCCAACGGCGACCGGATCGAGACGCGTGTTGATGGGAAGGAAGCCGTCGTTTACGTCGACTCGCAACGAGCTTTCGCGCGGGGTCGGTTCGCGATCCAGGCCCTTACGCCCGAAACGATAATTCGAGCACGAAAGATCGAAGTTCGGCGACTCCCGACGACTGCCCTCGCGGCGCCGCGGACGGAAGGGCCGTTGCCCGCGATCGCCCCATTCTCGGCCACGCAAGCGCGGGCCTACCAGCGCGAGTGGTCCGCGTACCTCGGAGTCGAACCGGAAGTCACAAACTCCATCGGCATGAAATTTCGACTGATCCCACCGGGCGAGTTCCAAATGGGAACGCCCCCCGAAGAACTCCGCACCGTCATCGAGGAGGCCCGGAGCGGGGCGGCTTTAAAGCACGAAGTGACAGGTCTGGAAAGAGAATGGCCCCCCCACGAGGTCCGGCTAACACAGCCCTATTACCTGGGAACACACGAGGTCACCTACGGTCAATACCGCGCGTTCGTCCGGGCCACCGGGTACAAAACCGAAGTCGAAAAGAACGGATTGGGCGGGTGGTCGACGTACCGCACGGACTGGGTACGCCGCCCCGCCCACGTCTGGTCCAAACCGGGCGAATGGCAGCCCGGAGACGATGAGCCGGTTGTGCAGATGAACTGGAGCGACGCCCACGCGTTCTGTACATGGCTAAGTTCGGTGGAGGGGCGGTCTTACGTCTTACCCACTGAAGCCCAATGGGAGTTTGCGTGCCGGGCGGGGGCGTACGGCTTGTACGGCGCGTGTGACCTTGGCGATCTCCAAGACTACGCATGGATACGCGAGAATCAGCGGGGGCCTGACACCCATCGCCCGCATCCGGTCGGTCTCAAGCGGCCCAACGCGTTCGGTCTATACGACATGCTGGGCAACGTGTGGGAGCACTGCGCGGACTGGTATTCCGTTGCCCCGGTCGGGTCGGCATCTCGGACCGACCCGACCGGGCCGGCAATGGGTACGGCCAAAGTGTTGCGGGGCGGTGGATGGCACCGGTCGGGAGAGGTGTTTGCCCGCTGCTCGGTGCGGGAAAGAACATTGAACGAAAGCGGCACGGACGCCGGCACTGGGTTTCGTATCGCAATAGTCGGCGAACTGAAGACGTTACGCTTAGCTCCCGCGCCGCGGTTGGTCGCTCCCCCACCGCAGCCGACCCCCTAA
- a CDS encoding protein kinase domain-containing protein: protein MVERDIFLAALDIVDASARAAYLDGACGGDAERRTRIEALLWSHAVAGSFLDLPVTGGIDPTDVGANDDAEATADPGDGPTRTYEGRPDLAFLAPSDRPDALGRIGHYEALEVVGRGGFGIVLRAFDEVLQRVVAVKVLTPVVATTSPARKRFLREARSTAAVRHPNVVQIHAVEEYPLPHLVMEFVPGETLQQTIDRTGPLEIAEVLRIGRQLAEGLAAAHATGLVHRDVKPANILIDDGATRQVKLTDFGLARATDDASITHSGTVAGTPLYMAPEQAKGGSLDHRVDLFSLGSVLYVMCTGRPPFRASTTLAVLNRVREDQPRPIREVIPEAPAWLCRVIEMLHVKDPAGRIQTAREAADLLAAGERQWEGRQTAGDSFLLTGRKRKSYRFGLRTAVALLIAGVAGATIYSTVLTDRWTDSGPGSPPARTVDLTTPDDGIWVSLFNGKDLGGWEGHPSQTGTWGVEDGVLTGHGPLGYLFNRGEEYDNFHLRIEAKVSAGGNAGAYIRCRYGLDLKVGTVAVPFGYEIEIAPREGQEPPPPPAVSTASPTA, encoded by the coding sequence ATGGTCGAGCGCGATATTTTCTTGGCCGCTCTCGATATCGTCGACGCGAGCGCCCGGGCCGCATACCTGGACGGCGCGTGCGGCGGGGACGCGGAGCGACGGACACGAATCGAGGCCCTGCTCTGGTCGCACGCCGTCGCCGGCAGTTTCCTGGACCTCCCCGTCACCGGTGGTATTGATCCGACGGACGTCGGGGCGAACGACGACGCGGAAGCGACGGCAGACCCGGGCGACGGGCCGACACGCACGTACGAGGGGCGACCGGATTTGGCATTCCTCGCCCCCTCCGATCGGCCCGACGCACTCGGCCGCATCGGGCATTACGAGGCTCTTGAGGTCGTCGGCCGCGGCGGGTTCGGGATCGTGCTCCGGGCATTCGACGAGGTACTCCAGCGGGTCGTCGCGGTCAAAGTACTCACACCGGTGGTCGCGACCACCTCGCCGGCCCGCAAGCGGTTCCTCCGCGAAGCCCGGTCGACGGCTGCGGTACGGCACCCGAACGTCGTCCAAATCCACGCCGTCGAGGAGTACCCGCTCCCGCATTTGGTGATGGAGTTCGTTCCCGGCGAGACACTCCAGCAGACCATCGATCGTACCGGGCCGTTGGAAATCGCCGAGGTGTTGCGGATCGGCCGCCAACTCGCCGAGGGGTTGGCCGCGGCCCACGCAACCGGGTTAGTCCACCGGGACGTAAAACCCGCGAACATTTTGATCGACGACGGTGCGACCCGGCAAGTCAAACTGACCGACTTCGGGTTGGCCCGGGCAACCGACGACGCCAGTATTACACACTCCGGCACGGTCGCCGGCACGCCACTCTATATGGCCCCGGAACAGGCGAAGGGCGGATCTCTCGACCATCGCGTCGATTTGTTTAGCCTGGGGAGCGTGCTCTACGTAATGTGTACTGGCCGCCCGCCGTTTCGGGCGAGTACAACTCTGGCGGTGCTGAATCGCGTACGCGAAGATCAACCTCGCCCGATCCGAGAGGTGATTCCGGAAGCGCCCGCGTGGCTGTGCCGTGTGATCGAAATGCTCCACGTCAAAGATCCGGCCGGCCGGATTCAGACCGCCCGGGAGGCCGCCGACCTGCTTGCCGCTGGCGAGCGCCAGTGGGAAGGGCGTCAGACGGCGGGCGATTCGTTTCTACTCACCGGACGGAAGCGGAAATCGTACCGCTTCGGGCTGCGAACGGCAGTGGCGCTATTGATTGCGGGGGTCGCGGGAGCCACGATTTATTCCACGGTCCTAACGGACAGGTGGACGGATAGCGGGCCCGGTTCACCACCCGCCCGCACCGTGGACTTAACAACGCCAGATGATGGGATCTGGGTTTCACTTTTCAATGGTAAGGATTTGGGCGGTTGGGAGGGGCACCCAAGCCAGACCGGAACGTGGGGAGTTGAAGACGGGGTTCTGACGGGTCACGGACCGTTGGGCTACCTGTTCAACCGCGGCGAGGAATACGATAACTTTCATTTGCGAATCGAGGCCAAGGTCTCGGCCGGTGGAAACGCTGGAGCATACATTCGTTGCCGGTACGGTCTCGATCTGAAGGTCGGCACTGTGGCGGTCCCGTTCGGCTATGAAATCGAAATCGCCCCCCGGGAGGGGCAGGAACCGCCGCCTCCACCGGCAGTCTCTACCGCCTCACCAACCGCATAG
- a CDS encoding sigma-70 family RNA polymerase sigma factor, with protein MTDVTILLDAAAGGDRKAAAELLPLVYDELRALAAVRMAAETPGQTLQPTALVHEAYLRLVGPADSHRWDSRGHFFAAAAEAMRRILVDAARRKRREKNGGMLERVDLCEAPAAADSDAPLRDLVALDEALTRLAAVDPQAARLVELRRFGGLTIPEAAKTLGVSPRTANRVWAFARAWLHSDLVSDARNS; from the coding sequence ATGACCGATGTCACGATCCTACTCGACGCGGCCGCCGGTGGGGACCGTAAAGCGGCCGCCGAACTCCTTCCCCTCGTCTACGACGAACTCCGAGCACTCGCCGCCGTCCGCATGGCGGCCGAGACCCCGGGCCAGACTCTCCAACCGACCGCCCTAGTCCACGAAGCGTACCTCCGCCTGGTCGGCCCAGCTGATTCCCACCGGTGGGACTCTCGGGGGCACTTCTTCGCGGCCGCCGCCGAAGCCATGCGCCGCATCTTGGTGGACGCAGCCCGCCGGAAGCGGCGGGAAAAAAACGGCGGGATGCTGGAGCGCGTGGATCTGTGCGAGGCCCCAGCCGCGGCCGACAGCGACGCCCCTCTCCGCGATCTCGTGGCTCTGGACGAGGCTCTCACTCGTCTGGCCGCAGTCGACCCGCAAGCCGCCCGGTTGGTCGAACTCCGCCGTTTCGGCGGCCTGACCATTCCCGAGGCCGCCAAGACCCTCGGAGTCTCACCGCGGACGGCTAACCGGGTGTGGGCTTTCGCCCGCGCGTGGCTGCACAGTGACCTCGTCAGCGATGCGAGAAATTCCTGA
- a CDS encoding ISAs1 family transposase yields the protein MDTTPPAPFVEAFRTLEDPRRPGRTLAHNLHEILTIALCAAIGGANDWVAVETFGRAKIGWFRRFLPLVHGIPSHDTFGRVFAHLKPAAFQACFGQWIADVCGKLGRAHIAIDGKRLAGSEDAGAGVTALHLVSAWATDARLSLGQVAVDDKSNEITAIPKLLELIEISGALVSIDAMGCQKEIATTIRAEGGDYLLAVKDNQPHLRADLEALFDHALEQEFASGTWDGFAQEKTTRGREELRQCWVLTDVDEIRKGVRDYALWKDLTSVIVVVSERGEKGKSQTETRFYISSRVASARQFAGWARNHWGIENGLHWVLDVVFREDASRVRNGDEDAQAENVGWLRRMVLSVLKQIKTKSSLNGMRLKAGWDEAYMEEILLKIKGF from the coding sequence ATGGACACGACTCCTCCCGCGCCCTTCGTTGAGGCCTTCCGCACCTTGGAGGACCCGCGCCGCCCGGGGCGGACGTTGGCTCACAACTTGCACGAGATTCTGACCATCGCCCTGTGCGCGGCCATCGGCGGGGCCAACGATTGGGTCGCCGTCGAAACGTTCGGCCGGGCCAAGATCGGGTGGTTCCGGCGGTTCCTCCCACTGGTCCACGGGATCCCGTCCCACGACACTTTCGGGCGGGTGTTTGCCCATCTCAAACCGGCCGCGTTTCAGGCGTGCTTCGGTCAATGGATCGCCGACGTGTGCGGGAAACTCGGACGCGCGCACATCGCGATCGATGGCAAGCGGTTGGCCGGATCGGAGGACGCCGGGGCCGGGGTCACGGCACTCCACTTGGTCAGCGCGTGGGCCACCGATGCCCGCCTGAGTCTCGGCCAAGTGGCCGTCGACGACAAGTCGAACGAGATCACCGCGATCCCGAAGTTGTTGGAATTGATTGAGATCTCGGGGGCGTTGGTGAGTATCGACGCCATGGGCTGCCAGAAGGAGATCGCCACCACGATCCGTGCCGAGGGGGGCGATTACCTGCTCGCGGTAAAGGACAATCAACCCCATCTGCGCGCGGATCTCGAGGCTCTGTTTGATCACGCCTTGGAGCAGGAGTTCGCGTCGGGTACGTGGGACGGGTTTGCCCAGGAGAAGACGACTCGGGGTCGGGAGGAACTGCGGCAATGTTGGGTGCTGACGGACGTGGACGAGATCCGGAAGGGGGTCCGGGATTACGCATTGTGGAAGGACCTCACGAGTGTGATCGTGGTGGTCTCGGAGCGTGGGGAGAAGGGGAAGAGCCAGACCGAGACGCGCTTTTACATCAGTAGTCGGGTCGCCTCGGCTCGGCAGTTCGCCGGGTGGGCGCGGAATCATTGGGGCATTGAGAATGGGTTACATTGGGTGTTAGATGTGGTGTTCCGGGAGGATGCCAGTCGTGTACGGAATGGAGATGAGGACGCCCAGGCCGAGAACGTCGGCTGGTTGCGGCGGATGGTGCTCTCGGTCCTCAAGCAGATCAAAACGAAGTCGAGCCTCAATGGGATGCGATTAAAGGCTGGATGGGACGAGGCATACATGGAAGAAATTTTGTTGAAAATCAAGGGGTTTTGA